The genomic DNA CGCATCCGGCCGCCCAGCGCCTCGCGGACCTTCCTGTAGACGACCTTGTCGAAGAACTGGTGCTGCATCCGCAGCCCGGCGGACGGACCCGGTCCGGTCCCGAACGCCCGCTCCTCCATCGCCTCGGCGTACTTCACCGCGATCTCGACGGCCTTGTCGAACGGCCCGGTCCGGCCCTCCGCCTCCGCCCTGCGCCGGACACCGTGGAAGACCTTCTCGAAGATGTACGGCACGGCCAGGACGAACGTCGGCCGGAACGTCATCAGGTCCGGCATCAGCGCCCGCGCGGAGAGCTCCGGCTGATGGCCCAGCTTCACCCTGCCCCGGACCGCCGCGATCTCCACCATGCGGCCGAAGACATGGGCCAGCGGCAGGAAGAGGAGGGTGGAGGCCTCGTCGCCGGGCTTGGAGTGGAAGACCGGCTCCCAGCGGCCGACCATGGTGTCGGCCTCGAACATGAAGTTGGCGTGGGTGATCACGCACCCCTTGGGACGGCCCGTCGTGCCGGAGGTGTAGATCACGGTGGCCACGGACTCGGGCGTCACCGCTCTGCGGTGCCGGTGGACCACCTCGTCGTCGATCCCCGTGCCGGCCGCCGCCAGCTCGCTCACCGCGCCGGCGTCCAGCTGCCACAGCCGCTTGAGATGCGGCAGCCGGTCGATGACCGAACCGACCGTCATCGCGTGGTCCTCGTGCTCGACCATCACGGCCGCCACCTCGGCGTCATGGAGCATCCACAGGACCTGCTCGGCCGACGACGTGGGATAGACGGGCACGGACTGGGCGCCGATCGACCAGAGCGCGTAGTCGAACAGTGTCCACTCGTAGCGCGTACGGGACATCAGGGCGACCCGGTCGCCGAACCGGACGCCGTGGGCGATCAGCCCCTTGGCCAGCGCCAGCACCTCGTCGCGGAAGCCCGCGGAGGTGACATCGCGCCACTGTCCGGAGGCGTCCTTGCGGCCGAGGGCGACCCGGTGCGGGTCGTCCTCCGCGTATGCGAAGACCGCATCGGCGAGACCGCCGGCAAGAGGCGCCGCC from Streptomyces sp. NBC_00654 includes the following:
- a CDS encoding long-chain fatty acid--CoA ligase, which encodes MREFTVPPLTAAPLAGGLADAVFAYAEDDPHRVALGRKDASGQWRDVTSAGFRDEVLALAKGLIAHGVRFGDRVALMSRTRYEWTLFDYALWSIGAQSVPVYPTSSAEQVLWMLHDAEVAAVMVEHEDHAMTVGSVIDRLPHLKRLWQLDAGAVSELAAAGTGIDDEVVHRHRRAVTPESVATVIYTSGTTGRPKGCVITHANFMFEADTMVGRWEPVFHSKPGDEASTLLFLPLAHVFGRMVEIAAVRGRVKLGHQPELSARALMPDLMTFRPTFVLAVPYIFEKVFHGVRRRAEAEGRTGPFDKAVEIAVKYAEAMEERAFGTGPGPSAGLRMQHQFFDKVVYRKVREALGGRMRHAMSGGSGMERRLGLFFEGAGVTVFEGYGLTESSAAATANPPERTRYGTVGQPIPGTTVHIAEDGEVWLHGAHVFSGYLSDPDSSRAVLNDGWLATGDIGALDADGYLTITGRKKEILVTSGGKSVSPAGLEERVRAHPLVAQCIVVGNDRPYIAALVTVDQEAVDHWLAMQGRNPLTGNNLVRDPDLEMEVRRAVVAANTAVSQAESIRTFRILAHPFTEEHGLLTPSLKLKRKAIETAYAVEVDALYH